In Chitinivibrionales bacterium, the DNA window TGCATACCACAAGCAGCGTATCGGACAGAAACGGGAATATCGTTGATAACACCCGAAAAACCGGCGCAAATATTTTATAGCGGTGAATAAACGGCAGCGACAGCCTGGTTGAAACAAAACGCTCAACTTTTAAACCCACAAAATTAAGTGCTTTCTCTAAAGTGGCTGCATCGTAAAGCTGAAAATGCAAATCCAGCACATTGCGGGGATCGAAATAATTCTTTCTTTTTTTGCGAAACATCGCATATCGCACAACCTGCCAGAATGCGCAACTGTTAGGGGTATGAATGATTGCTGTTCCCTTTTCGGAAAGCAGGGACCGTATATTTTCGAGTCCGGCCACAGGGCTTTTCAAATGCTCGAGAACATCCATGCAGAAAATTAAATCAAATTGCCTCCCCTTTAAACTGGAAAGGTCATTTTCGATATTGCACAGGGCAGTAGAAATTTTTACACCTGTTGTTTCTGCATTCTCAGAAACCATCTGCAATTGGGAGGGGGAGATATCTGCAGCGGTCACCTCATGTCCCTTTTGAGCGAGCAGCACCGAAAGTGCCCCCTCGGCACAGCCCAGATCCAATACGTCGAGCGGGCGACCGGCCGGCGCCAGGGATGCGAAAAAAGCGAGTTCATGCCTATCGGTCTGCTGCGGGATAAAACCGGCTTTATCATAATATCCGGCATAATTGCCGGGAAGCGACTTACTCATTAGTGATACTACCTGTGCATATCAATGACAAAGGTCGACAATTTTTCATGATACTAACTATTTTAAACAGTAACTCGGCGGTTCCGCCACCAAGACACAACAACAACGGCACACCACATTCATTATGCAGTCAAAGCCGATGTATTAAAGATAAACTCTGCCGAAATTTAATCGAAAGCTATTGCAGCACTATCCGTCCATGAATCCGGCAACAAAAAAAACACACCTGCTTTCAGGAGCAATCCTTCTCCTTTCCAGTGTCATGATCTTTCTTTACGGAAGAATCGATCCGGGTGATTCCCGTTATTCAGAATGGGATTTACATTACTACCGGCAAATCGCCCGTAATGCTCCCGATCTTCCTTCCCAGGTACCCGAACCTTTCAGCTATCGAATTCTGGGCCCCTTTCTGGTGGGAGCGTTGCCTTTTCCGACAGACACCGCCTTTTATGGTCTGGCGATTTTCTGCGCTCTCATCCTGCCGGTACTCCTTTTTTATTTTTTAAAAACCCACAGCATCCGGAATTCTGTTGCATTTCCGACAACGCTCTTCTTTCTCTGCAACACCTACATTTACGGATTCAACGTCTGGGACCCCTATCAGATCAACGATACCATCTCGTTAATTCTTCTTCTAGTAATGTTCTGGTCGCTTTCGAAAGGAAATTTTGCTGCTTTTGCGATTGCTGCTGCTGTTTCAGCATTTGCCCGGGAATTGTTTTTATTGTTTATCCCGGTGGGGCTTGTATTTTTTGCAGAAAAAGGGGAGCTGAAACAAAAGACCGTTCCGTTTATAATTGCGACAGTCCCGGCCCTTCTATTATTTATAGCATTGCGGATTGCGATTTCTTCTCCGGCAGATAAGGGCCTGACCTATTATTTCACCGCCTTTTTCGAGCATGTCCCGAAAATATACTCTTTCAACACATGGTTCAGAATCCTGATCAACGCCTTCGCTCCCTTTTCACTCGTACCGATTGTGTTTGGTGATCAGACAAAAGCATTTATCAGAAATAATAAATATATGATTGTGTTTGCACTACTCGTATTCATAAGTTCGCTCTTTGGGGGCGATAATGAGCGATTGGTCGCACCGGCATTTGCGGTCTTTTATCTGTTGATGGCCCGTATCATTCAAAATGAGCCATTTTTTACTCCGGCCGTAAGGGGGATACTTCTTGTGATGGCCTTTCTCAACAGTCTGCACCATTCGATTGCTCGATATCCGGTGGTTCCACGAAACGGAACAATTGCTTTAACCATAGGCACCACATTAGGTACGGCAATACTGTTGTTATTCCT includes these proteins:
- a CDS encoding methyltransferase domain-containing protein translates to MSKSLPGNYAGYYDKAGFIPQQTDRHELAFFASLAPAGRPLDVLDLGCAEGALSVLLAQKGHEVTAADISPSQLQMVSENAETTGVKISTALCNIENDLSSLKGRQFDLIFCMDVLEHLKSPVAGLENIRSLLSEKGTAIIHTPNSCAFWQVVRYAMFRKKRKNYFDPRNVLDLHFQLYDAATLEKALNFVGLKVERFVSTRLSLPFIHRYKIFAPVFRVLSTIFPFLSDTLLVVCSKTEPIDMERQIEYWERKYH